The Quercus robur chromosome 3, dhQueRobu3.1, whole genome shotgun sequence DNA segment ATTCCAGCTCTACGGATGATTCCCCAAAATTTGgaggcaaaaaagaaaatttactaTTCAGTCACTATTCACCTCTCACTATTCACTATCACTATTCATCCATTATTGTTCATGATACTGTTCACTCTGAATTTttcctatttaaggggggttgtcccttatgtTTAGAACAAGTTTTACTTCAGAATTTTCTTTCCGTAGAACTCCTTCTCTTAAGAAGCCTTCTTAGAAAGAGAATTCCTTatttctactactactactaccttgttcactacaaatcttgtaactctacaaaccttgtaactatgaccagttcaagctttgtaactgttaacttgtactgttgagatcttgtattcactaATATTGTAAGTGTTTATtctactttcaataacaagtattttcagttttatgtttattattctacttgttgctaccgccaccttggacggattaccgtCATAACGGACagttctaaattgctttcatttattttgaactattttcatatatactgtttggctggttctaccgccttactATTGCTCTTactttcaagttatttattttcaagttacatatattattttcattacaTTATTACTGTGCTTCTATCTCTTCCCTTCAGCTGTGCGTCCCCTTCtcctttatggtatcagagccactcttttctggccggtgatagtgtggttgtgttctttgtctCTCTGTCTGCGTCTACCCGAAACTTTGATATTCtgttgttgtgttcccttcttaccgttGTTGGCACCACCCTAGTCGTAAAGGTATTCCTAGAACTGAActgtaaggcccgtttgagccaagagagggtgtgtagggcatgagaggtataaggttggtaagggtatgtgttacgaaatgcaacaATTGTGAGgaaaacatgataactgagtgttgaacctaggatagtatggataggttgtggagatccaactcctctatcagctccaggactagttgtcctcctgatattgtaaatgaagaagatcacactattgatgataatgagttgatccctgatttttgtaattggaatattcctaaagttgatactaaaactgtttataaaactagttttgttgaaagtacttttTATTCTGCTTACAAAGCCAGAACTGTTGagcaaattttctctatttcaaaagttcatgaaaaatgaTGTTTGTTcactaaaagaaatattaatgaattccttgctgctaaaaaattcagttatttgcatattggtatggtttAAGTTGCTATCAAACCACTTACCCGAAAGGatattaatgcttctgttctcatgtgtttaagagatgctagatttaagatttttaaagatagcattcttggtatgattactgcttctatgtatgatggtcctgtttattttaactattatcctgatcttactcttgctttggatgatccaaatattgttaaagctttaactTTGAACATTGCTTCATCTGGTTATCATATGAAAGATGGcagtaagccttttgctttgatttatcgCATTTATTATAGACTATTGGGTACTCAAATAAACCCATGTGCTAAAATTCCTAGAGAACCTTttggtaaaaccatgttaattcaatgttcaatccctgatgctaaaattcaagttcccaaaatgattcaatggcaagatgttaagCTTCTTAATGATTGGTTGTTGGAACAAGAATCCCCTCCtgctaaacttgtttttgaTGAACTAGATCTCactcatattcaacaatatcttgatggtactgttaaaataagttttcaaaacaatccacctttgaggattaacgaaggaagacattcctttgctggatctgaaagtatttcaaaaagagatcaagagattaatgattttttgaaaaagaatttggaaaaaccctctgatttaaagctaaaaggtatttcaagtgataaatttcaaattagctctgtttactattctactaaacctgaaacttccTCTCCATTTAGTAGAACTgctaatgaagaagaagatgacacTAAATCTAATGACACTAAATCTTTTTGTCCTTCTGATTCTGATTTTCCTCCTATTGAAAAccctgtttaccaaaatcaattaagagttttgactatTTTGGATGAAAGCTTTGAAGTTGATTTGGTTTCTGTGTATGATGAATTTATGCTTGCAAAGAAcaggaacaaaagaaaatatttccaaaataattttgctcagtttgaaaaagaccgtgttaaaagaaaatggttagaaaagatgaatcaattgaagaaacacattttgttttttgattttcttgaaaaccattatgtttcaAACGATGAAGTTTCAATACAACatttaaatgtgataaaaaaaatcaaattttgttaaagctGATAAGACTATTGTCAAGTCTACTCATCCTCCTCTTGAAACAATTTTAATAACTACTAAGAAggatgaagtgacaaaagaggaagtgaaggcctctcctttcaaaattgctgatgatcagACTCCCATTGTtagtcttattgaacaaaacaattttactaatcaatctttgcatattattggtcaacagcttgaccgtattgaagaaaaaattgttgaaaaatctgtttctgaaaaatctgtttctgttaaaactgagaaacctttgattgatttacccagtcaaagagaaaaagttatgtttaaaacttctcagtccaagaatcttgaaattgttgaaaaaatgctttctgatttaaaagttaaaactgaggGTACTTATACTAGTACTCCGGCTGCTcgaattatttctaaaaaagaaattgtttctgaagaaaatacagattctgatactgtttcttctgtttctgcaaaaagaatctttgatgatgatttaccagaaattaaaagatttgttggaaactccaaacccatgtcttttactaaaaaatgGTATTCAAAACCCACTCCTCCGGATATGTagtttgaagagagatctttccaaacacagttttctgtttctgctgataagcttatatatatatatatatatatatatatatatatatatggttcagTTAATGTATATctttagggcacacattaatcattcatttttgaaaacattttatgaggaattgaaaaagttgtaaaaaaagttgataactttttcatttttccataaaaagttttctaaaatggtttagTAATatatgccctaagggcacaaattaataaaacctatatgtatatatatatatatatatatatatatatatatataacgttTAAATAAagatgttctattttttttttataggaaccCTTAtctaatgtattttttaaataattaaaattcaaattatacttgATATGTAAGTCTTGTTTGAATTTCATCACTTAACAACTTAATTTGTACAGGATGACTTGTATGTATTATATCAATATGACCCTTAACGCCTTTGTAATggatgagcttttttttttggttgttgacaGATTCATCGTTGTATTGCATTGTATCTATATACACTTTATATTTGCAAAATATCAAGATAATCAAAAACCTATATCTAtcccaaatataaaatatttaaatttcaagttttaaataTCTTAAAATCATACTTAGAATAGAACGTGATTTTATGAATCAGATTGTAAATGATATttgattgaaacaaaatttgagGTATGTATTAAGAATAAATGAAATGTGAGATTCAACTAGTGGCGGAGCCACATGTATCCTTGGGGGGGCCTTGGGccctccaaaatttttaatttttttttttacaatttaagtatattttataaatatataaaggttatatgaaaaaaaaaataggagttGGCTCCCCCAAAAGAAAGCattgataaaataatttagtaatttctcctaaaaaaagagagtttagaGTTGATATACAATTACAATAGAATGAAATAGTTAGGTAGTAAGTTTTGTGAGTAAATGGTGGAAGTGTGGAACGCCTAATTTTTAGCTCAATTTCAATTCCAAATAATACGTTCAAATCATTCAACATTGATAATATATgcaatttggttgaaatttcctattctcaagattttatcaagaaataaaaaagctcATATGATAATTCAATTATAACATTATGATATTGATTTGTCAAACATGGATGAAGTTTTGCAAACaatctatatattttatatttacacaTACACATTATGTGGATTTTTTAGGAGAgtgtctattttttatttgagtttatctTGACAGAATATAAAGTTCGGCCCCTCCAACTCAAAATTTCTGGCTCTGCCACTGGATTCAACaatgagatttttaaaatattaggaATAATGTTAttgacacaaaaaattttacaattattaagtttttttatttattttttatttgggtgaAGTTTACAATTATTGAGTTGAGAGGTTATTATTAAGTCTTATATAAGTCCATCATTAACACTATTTTGCCTctttaattgtgaaatttgttgtaaatTATGGTGTAACTCTAAACTTGTTGTATACGTAAGTAACGTAACAACACACCTCAAATAGGTGATGACCATCACGTGTGAAAGTTAAAATCCTAACTCAAGCAGGGGGCTAAGCCCCTAATGAAGCAGATGAATCAATTGCTGTGTAATTTCGGGTCACGATGAAATTACACGTCTTGCAGCACGTTGAAGTCGGCAAAAGACATtagcttgtttgtttttactctttGCGTTGTTTCAACGACCTACTTGCTGTGTTACTTCAGCAGAAACTCCATGCagtttcaaatttaattaagcaaagaagaaaaaaagtacttCAATGGCATTCCTACTGGAACTTGCATTCCAATATATCAATGCCCCAGATCCAAACTAGTTATAGCAAATATTGCCATGTCTTCTTTGAACTTTCAACAACATAGCAAGATAGCCATTTGTGATGAAGAAAGCAGGTTGAACTTCAAAACCCACAAGCAGAGATGGAGGTTGGCTTACATGGCGATATACTTCATCAGGGTTCTTGTTTCTTTGTACAAGAAAGATGTTAACAAGAATGGCCCTCTCTTGGGCACTCTCTCTTATGTTGCCATTGAAGTGCAGCCGGTAGATGAGGACTCTCTGTGTGACAATTCCATTTCATTTCTCGATGGTGGTCGGGAAAAGCTAATAAGGGAGAGAGTTTCTGAGTCTTTGAGGCAGTGTGAGGTTGACCTTATCGACAGACAAAGTGTTTATGGTGCCAAGCGGAGATGGAGGTTGGCTTTCAGGGCCATATACTCTGCCAGAGTTCTTGTTTCTTTGTTCAAGAAAGTTCTTGACAAGAATGGCCCTCTCTTGCCTACCCTCTCTTTTGTTGCCATTGATGTGCAGCCTATCCATGAGGACTCTCCAAATGCCAAACCTGTTCAGTTTCTAAATGTTGATCGGCAAAAGCTTGATGACATGGTAGGGGATAAAAATTCTGAGCTTTTAAAACAGTTTGGAGGGGTAAAAGAACTTGTTTTACTTCTTGAAACTGATGTAAAAGATGGTATAAAAGGTGACGAAGCTGATCTTATTCTTAGGCAGAACGTTTTTACTACCAATAGATACCAAAAGCTACCTCCAAAAGGCTTTCCTAGCTTTGTGTTATTTGAAGTTTTTGAAGATATAACTATTTGTATACTTTTGGTATGTGCTATACTCTCTCTCGTTTTTGGTATCAAACAAAATGGATTCAAAGATGGGTGGTATGGTGGTGGCAGTATCGTTGTTGATATTGTTTTAGTTGTTCTTGTGTCTGCAGTGAGTAAATTTGAGCAATCAAGACAGTTTGAGAAGCACTCAACAAAGAGTAGCGATATCAGAGTGGAAGTTGTGAGAGATGAGAGGCGCCAGCCTACATCAATCTTTGAGGTTGTTGTGGGTGATATTGTGTGCTTGAAGATTGGTGATCAGATTCCTGCAGATGGGTTATTTTTAGAAGGGTATTCCTTGAAGGTGGATGAGTCTAGCATCACAGGTGAAAGCCATCACATTCAGATTGATGAAAGGAATCCCTTTTTGTTATCAGGCACAAAGGTGATGGATGGCTTTGGTTTCATGGTTGTGACTTCTGTGGGGATGAACACTGCATGGGGTAAGATGATGAGTTCAACAAGTTCTGACTTTAATGAGGAGATGCAACTGCAAGCACGCCTCAGCAAAATAACATCTCATGTTGGGAAGGTTGGGTTGGCGGTGGCTGCGCTTGTTTTCGCTGTTTTGCTGATTCAATACGTCAAAGGGAACACTCCAAATGATAGAGTGAATAAGGATAATGGCAGAAAGACTAAGTTTGTTGACGCAATGAATTCAATGGTGGGAATTGTCGCTGCTGCTGTCACTATCAGCATGGTGGCTATTCCGGAGGGCTCACCTGTGGCTGTTACTCTGGCTTATTCTATGAAGTGCTTGATGGCTAATAATGTATTAGTCAGAAAACTATCCGCTTGCCAGACATTGGGCTCAGTCACAACAGTCTGCACAAACAAGACAGGCATCCTTACACTAAACGAAATGAGAGTAACAGAGTTTTGGCTTGGAAAGGAAGCAGTGAAGGATGACACTTATTTGGATATATCGGGGGATATTATTAAACTACTGCAACAAGCTGTTGGTTTAAACACAGCCGGTACAGTTCACAAACCACATTCTACATCACTTCCTGAGATTTTTGGTTGCCCAACTGAGAAAGCAATACTTTCTTGGGCCGTGTTTGATTTGGGTATGAATATTGAAGAAGTAAAGCAGAACAATAAGATAATCCATGTAGAGGCTTTCAAATCAGAGAAAATGAGAAGTGGAGTTTTGGTGGAGAAGAACAATGGGAAGAAGATTCACACTCATTGGAAGGGAGCTGCAGAAATGATATTGGCCATGTGTTCAacttagggtgagtttggttcagctttttgaaaaagtgcataatgaaaaagtggagttttgtaaaagtgcataatgaaaaagtggagtttcaaaaagctgagtgtttggtaaaagctgttaaaaagtgcataatgaaaaagctgagtgtttggtaaaaactgttaaaagtggctttttgagggataaatgaccaaaaaggacaatgtatatataagggatatttcaaacttttgtttttttgtttttttttttttttgtgtggatgtgagtttatttcatacttattataaatcatctatttcatatacttactaaacaataataataataatattaattaaatctaaataatttccatcaacatgaagcacaaaataaaaatgtaaaaagatgataaaatatacaccaataatctaagtttaaattgtactacataaaaatgtaaaaacatataaaatacatatcaataatctaagtttaaattgtacaacacaaaaatgtaaaaaagatgataaaatacataccaataacccaagtttttaaagaatatattgTGGTTGTTTTGTTAAATAACTCAAAGTcataattaaaaaccaaaaacaacgTATTTGAGATTTGATGTTGGCTGCTttgcttcttattttttttaatgtgattttGTTGTAAATCTCTGCAATTTTCAGTAGTGTGGCTTAATTCTTAAAGAAAGTGTCATTTGTTCAATGGCCTTTATGACCCTTGATTGAAACAAGCGTTATATAACTTGCTTGAAACACAACATTACATAACCTACTTGAAATTATATTCCAAAGCACAATATTATATGACTTGTTCCTAATCATTTCAATACATACCACAACCACACACGCTGTAAAGAACCACATTACAAAGTCTAAACTATCTCAAAAcacaatattatataaaatgctcCAAATATCTTTCAATGTGTTCCACAACCTCACATACATCAAAAGACCACAAATTAGTatattaccaagtccacaataGTCACAAAATCCTGATGGAGGTCTTCAGCCATGAGAGTGGCAAGTTCAGCTTCTTTGGCTACAACAGACTATGGGGGCGTGCCTTGGCATTGGCAGCCTCCTCAACCTTTGGCTCGTATACTTGTAAGCATTCCCCCTCCAATTCCAACAGCGTGTGATCTTTGTCTGCTTCACTCTCACCAAAGTTTATGTCATTCCATATTTGCCGGTCTCATACAACAGCAGTCAGCAGCAAAACCAATTAAGGAATTTTGATATGTAAACAGTGTTACTTCTCTTTCAAAAGAAACTAAAATCTAGCATTAATAATGTTTAATAGAATTTGTGCCAACAATATGAGGTCAGATTTCACAGCATGCATGATCAAAGTCAAATGCTTAAATACAGCAAACTACCTGGAGAGATAATTATGTGCAAAATTAATGAATGAGTCAGGGATCTTACAGCTTATATTAGGTTTTAATAATTAGAATAAAGATAATAGATTTAGTACAGCTATTAAGTGGTCAATTACACAAACTTTCCAATTAGCATCTTTAGAGAGCACATGACACAATAAACCACATTCCATATACAGAGGTGGAACCTGTTCAGGGATCAATTGGGATTAATAACATGGAAAA contains these protein-coding regions:
- the LOC126719256 gene encoding calcium-transporting ATPase 12, plasma membrane-type-like translates to MSSLNFQQHSKIAICDEESRLNFKTHKQRWRLAYMAIYFIRVLVSLYKKDVNKNGPLLGTLSYVAIEVQPVDEDSLCDNSISFLDGGREKLIRERVSESLRQCEVDLIDRQSVYGAKRRWRLAFRAIYSARVLVSLFKKVLDKNGPLLPTLSFVAIDVQPIHEDSPNAKPVQFLNVDRQKLDDMVGDKNSELLKQFGGVKELVLLLETDVKDGIKGDEADLILRQNVFTTNRYQKLPPKGFPSFVLFEVFEDITICILLVCAILSLVFGIKQNGFKDGWYGGGSIVVDIVLVVLVSAVSKFEQSRQFEKHSTKSSDIRVEVVRDERRQPTSIFEVVVGDIVCLKIGDQIPADGLFLEGYSLKVDESSITGESHHIQIDERNPFLLSGTKVMDGFGFMVVTSVGMNTAWGKMMSSTSSDFNEEMQLQARLSKITSHVGKVGLAVAALVFAVLLIQYVKGNTPNDRVNKDNGRKTKFVDAMNSMVGIVAAAVTISMVAIPEGSPVAVTLAYSMKCLMANNVLVRKLSACQTLGSVTTVCTNKTGILTLNEMRVTEFWLGKEAVKDDTYLDISGDIIKLLQQAVGLNTAGTVHKPHSTSLPEIFGCPTEKAILSWAVFDLGMNIEEVKQNNKIIHVEAFKSEKMRSGVLVEKNNGKKIHTHWKGAAEMILAMCSTYYDRTGVLNVIDEEKALQLGTVIKNMGEKCLQCIAFAHKEVVEESGQVIEKLEENGLTLLGLVGLKNPCRPGIRTAVESCTAAGVNIKIITGDSVHTSRAIAFGCGILNPEEDLDSEAVVEGVQFRDYSLEERNEKIDKIRVMARSSPSDKLLMVQCLKEKGHVVAVTGDGTNDAPALKEADIGLSMGIQGTEVAKESSDIVILDDNFISVVTVLRWGRCIYSNIQKFIQFQLTLSITALVINFVAAVSSDKVPLAAVHTLGALALVTEKPIEDLMKQPPVGQLEPLITNIMWRNLIAQALYQVTILLVLQFKGGFIFGLDEKVKSTLIFNTFVLCQVFNEFNARKLEEKNIFEGLLKNKLFLATIGLTIVHQLVMVEFLKRFANTERLNWGQWGACIVLAAFSWPICWLVKCIPVSAKPLANQRDCAS